A segment of the Corylus avellana chromosome ca2, CavTom2PMs-1.0 genome:
GTTTAGGGCATTTGTATTTCTCCAAGTAATTCAAGTGTGGAAAAGATGACTGGAGTTCTTTCCAATCCATCTTTAAGTCACTCAAGAACCTCAGACGTAGTACCTCAACATTCCACTCCTTATTCTCCTGACCTGGGCTTAGATTTTGGAGTTCTCCTCCTCTGATGTAGAGTTTCTCTAGTATCGGAAGTTTTGCAGGCAGCAACCAACTGGGTGCTTTCTTCTCAGGGTAACACTTGAGATCCAGTTTCTTTAGTTTCTTAAAACCTTGCAGATCTGTGGGACCCTGCTCTCGTTTGTTAAAGGTGAATGCTCTAGAAAAATTCTTAACCAATCTTCCTGCTCCCTTGTCCTTCTTTTTGTTATCTCGACGATTCTCTGAATTCATGGTGCTTCCTGCCATTGGTTCCGCTACACCCTGGTCTTGATTTTTGTTACCCCCACGGTTCTTTGGAGTTGTGATGGTTGCAGTCGATGGTTGTGCCGCACCCTTGTCTTGCTTTTGGTTATTTCCACCGTTCTTAGGACTCGTGGTAGTTGCTGAAATTGGTTGTGCCACACTCTCGCCTTGCTTTTTTTTATCTTCACTCTTCTTTGGACTCTTGGCTTCTGCAATTGATTGTGCCACACCCTTGTCTTGCTTTTTCTTATCCCCCCTCTTCTTTGAACTTGTGGCGGTTGGTGTCATTGATTGTGGTTCACCCTTGTCTTGCTGAGGATCACTGCCTGTATTGCTGGGAAAAGCTCCCCACTCAATTGTAAGtttttcaagattttcaaacttttgaagATTGTTTGCTTCATCTTGATTGGGGAAATCTTTCGTGTTTGTGTAGATGCTCAATTTCCTCAGCTTCTTCAATCCTGACAAATCAGTAAGAGTACACGCTTTTTCATTTCGACGGTCACCAATTACAAACCCTTTAAGGACTCGGAGTTTTGTGAGAGACTTAATCTTTTTGGGAATGTACTCTAGCAAGTAACACTCGGATATATCCAAGTGCGTCAGATTCTCGAGTGAGCCTATTCCATCTGGAAGCTCCTCTAGAGTGTGACAAGCTCTAAGATCCAAGATCCTCAAATTTAAGAGCTTACAGACAGAATCAGGAAGCTTGGTAATTCTGGAAATTCCTTGAAGGCTTAAAAACCTTaaaagtttcatatttttcaaccctTTCAAGAATTCAACGCTCTCTACTTCAATATGATGCTTAGCTGAGGTCTGCCACCTTCCCAGATAAAGAACCTTGACATTCTTCAACTTTGAGAACCA
Coding sequences within it:
- the LOC132168569 gene encoding disease resistance RPP13-like protein 4, coding for MSSSDQSSGAGSVAESKDLVISDVAESLKQAKEFLSRNRPVNINSGNNNGDSGNDGSSHTSQDDYQRMENQAEKLSKDLIYIGESFKSLKGFEDIAIGLLEKLKLHSSDALGTSVPNVSSRPKQLRAKLRAIDKIVMELKLRIPLPYKLSSDKSDAHRYTRGGTEFDDLDVIDDLPVLHVDMGFRNSLAFQDFRSVYESLESTTKLCLLCFALIPENEIVKKRFMTYWWVGEGFVRPEVDDGTLEERRSVEEVADGIFKELAKKHCIEPVNEKHRLVVDSYKMNPCIRSVVIVLAKEAGLFDFDNEKWNPTTNFKTSHRAYLVNGFSQELVKFFNESATEKRGAELDLEKLQTIFNVNEPYPDFFKSEWFSKLKNVKVLYLGRWQTSAKHHIEVESVEFLKGLKNMKLLRFLSLQGISRITKLPDSVCKLLNLRILDLRACHTLEELPDGIGSLENLTHLDISECYLLEYIPKKIKSLTKLRVLKGFVIGDRRNEKACTLTDLSGLKKLRKLSIYTNTKDFPNQDEANNLQKFENLEKLTIEWGAFPSNTGSDPQQDKGEPQSMTPTATSSKKRGDKKKQDKGVAQSIAEAKSPKKSEDKKKQGESVAQPISATTTSPKNGGNNQKQDKGAAQPSTATITTPKNRGGNKNQDQGVAEPMAGSTMNSENRRDNKKKDKGAGRLVKNFSRAFTFNKREQGPTDLQGFKKLKKLDLKCYPEKKAPSWLLPAKLPILEKLYIRGGELQNLSPGQENKEWNVEVLRLRFLSDLKMDWKELQSSFPHLNYLEKYKCPKLTFFPCNENGIRLTPRPR